Proteins encoded in a region of the Candidatus Cloacimonadota bacterium genome:
- a CDS encoding DUF4097 family beta strand repeat-containing protein: MLRKRLALLLLTGLVMFAFMGCIDIDIEGGKVKVDGVYLKNERIIHFTNSESNSKFIADIYKGKVQLQAGSEIDLQVKIYEKTENDVSLFFKDGKLLGKTRSGDPYAIGSLTGTISQVEEIDIDSGAGNITIENIENKSVLLDTGAGNVKLLKCSISNINIDTGAGNIFLEDIISQNIKLDSGAGNIEISGVRADDINCDSGVGNISAYSSSAKTVEFDTGIGNISTSDCDFKSKDFSTGLGNVHNLDSKSRKHEGVEL, translated from the coding sequence ATGTTAAGAAAAAGGCTAGCTTTATTGTTACTAACAGGATTGGTAATGTTTGCATTTATGGGATGTATTGATATTGATATTGAGGGTGGTAAAGTAAAAGTTGATGGGGTGTATCTTAAAAATGAGAGAATCATTCATTTCACTAATTCAGAAAGTAATAGCAAATTTATTGCCGATATTTATAAAGGTAAGGTGCAATTGCAAGCAGGTAGCGAAATCGATCTGCAAGTAAAAATTTATGAAAAAACAGAAAATGATGTTTCATTATTTTTTAAAGATGGAAAATTACTCGGAAAAACCCGATCCGGTGATCCCTATGCCATCGGCTCATTGACCGGTACTATATCTCAGGTTGAAGAAATTGATATTGATTCAGGCGCCGGGAATATTACAATTGAAAATATTGAAAATAAAAGCGTTTTATTGGATACTGGAGCTGGAAATGTGAAACTATTAAAATGCAGTATTTCTAACATCAATATTGACACAGGGGCTGGAAATATATTTCTTGAAGATATTATTTCCCAAAACATAAAACTTGATTCAGGTGCGGGTAATATTGAAATTTCCGGAGTAAGAGCCGATGATATCAACTGTGATTCCGGTGTGGGTAATATTTCTGCGTATAGTTCAAGTGCAAAAACCGTTGAGTTTGATACTGGCATCGGAAATATTTCAACATCAGATTGTGATTTTAAATCCAAGGATTTTTCCACAGGTTTGGGAAATGTTCATAATCTGGATTCAAAAAGCAGAAAACACGAGGGTGTTGAATTATAA
- a CDS encoding DUF4390 domain-containing protein: MFNAITKSLTTLVVVAGALLNTNLSPDFTNVQVEYSNHDFICSAQLNNCFDEHLEKVFQSGQKVRITYTIFLFISNSDTKIAEKEINREIEFDLIDEVYKVKRSEEHEWKLFETLDEAKDQLTIVEKVTVTNSLQLDLDQRFYLKINATINPIFLDIFQKNYDLMKYWNNKSPSYRTKDLRLKNKRT, translated from the coding sequence ATGTTTAATGCAATCACAAAATCTTTGACAACTTTGGTTGTAGTTGCCGGTGCTTTACTCAACACCAATTTATCACCCGATTTCACTAATGTTCAGGTGGAATATTCAAACCATGATTTCATTTGCAGTGCACAATTAAATAATTGCTTCGACGAACATCTTGAAAAGGTTTTTCAATCAGGTCAAAAAGTTCGGATAACATACACGATATTTCTTTTTATTTCGAATTCCGATACAAAAATTGCTGAAAAAGAAATAAATCGCGAAATCGAATTTGATCTAATTGATGAAGTCTATAAAGTGAAGCGATCTGAAGAACATGAATGGAAATTATTTGAAACTTTAGATGAAGCAAAAGATCAATTGACCATAGTAGAAAAAGTAACAGTCACAAATTCCTTGCAATTGGATTTGGATCAAAGATTTTATCTGAAAATAAATGCAACTATAAATCCTATTTTTCTGGATATATTTCAAAAAAATTATGATTTAATGAAATATTGGAATAATAAATCCCCAAGTTATAGAACGAAAGATTTGAGATTGAAAAATAAGCGTACATGA